A window from Schistosoma haematobium chromosome 1, whole genome shotgun sequence encodes these proteins:
- a CDS encoding hypothetical protein (EggNog:ENOG410V4DW~COG:K), which produces MSADTWISSHCELNHLTDRAPSSSSSSTISSSPSLSSSSSSSSSSSSLFNINVIQQFSNVFNKFYSSEINPFISTKSNDSHLYTTNYLNQTVMNNNITKEQTLQENHLQNVQEIVYKFLKIFPQFDLLQKSINNHETSSERSIQDLTMNRNGQYDLNISDFNCSNTTLGTLPSPSEKSSPYDSSLCYQQMNHQMNDHEIEDPNDYHNKLDKEEKLQNSNEVNEFNCTLDHIKMNKINSLYTTVPCDTGLNNIFNINSNIRQDYRSPIENLTNHLPYQYENSLKYDHEQSNTEQYAINLSMKKANLNQTLPTSQSEMIHHNTETNDHSLSNPAVYEYYTRLMQLSYIEWFRYLVCQSPQITGNSSTSSPIPHLIQNNNIYYPNNDKSCDFNSLNNVNNTFRSNHSLKDVQNIDRLAFHHSNEPLSINSDILGSTYSSYDLTNFPCNLQSNFSLNNHQNALLNRLSTITSTTHSLPSYSPIRITKSGLQSMTKDVSKLTNICNMKSKSYSGNPIISKYSNTKSTDRTLIINGPNSYACKLCSKVYSQASALKMHVRTHTLPCRCTHCGKSFSRKWLLKGHERTHTGERPYSCSVCSRSFADRSNLRAHMQTHQREKRYSCPHCPRSFSRMGLLNKHMIQCTQNIESNNSINNRKNNNTMKLSNCYLPIKFS; this is translated from the coding sequence ATGTCTGCAGATACATGGATATCTTCACATTGTGAACTTAATCATCTTACTGATAGGGcaccatcatcatcgtcatcatcaactatctcatcatcaccatcattatcatcatcatcatcatcatcatcatcatcatcatcattattcaatataaatgtTATACAACAATTTTCAAACGTATTTAATAAGTTTTATTCATCTGAAATAAATCCATTCATTTCTACAAAATCTAATGATTCACATTTATATACTACTAATTATTTAAATCAAAcagtaatgaataataatataactaaAGAACAAACTTTACAAGagaatcatttacaaaatgttcaagaaatagtttataaatttttaaaaatatttccacAATTTGATCTAttacaaaaatcaataaacaatcatGAAACATCTTCAGAAAGATCTATACAAGATTTAACAATGAATCGTAATGGACAATATGATTTAAATATATCTGATTTTAATTGTAGTAATACAACATTAGGTACATTACCAAGTCCATCAGAAAAATCTAGTCCATATGATTCTAGTTTATGTTATCAACAAATGAATCATCAAATGAATGATCATGAAATTGAAGATCCTAATGATTATCATAATAAATTGGATAAAGAAGAAAAACTTCAGAATAGTAATGAAGTCAATGAATTCAATTGTACATTAGatcatattaaaatgaataaaataaatagtttatataCTACTGTACCATGTGATACAGgattaaacaatatatttaatataaatagtaatataaGACAAGATTATAGATCCCCTATTGAAAACCTAACAAATCATTTGCCCTATCAATATGAAAATTCTTTGAAATATGATCATGAACAATCAAATACTGAACAATATGCTATTAATTTATCTATGAAAAAGGCAAATCTAAATCAAACACTACCTACTTCACAATCTGAAATGATTCATCATAATACAGAAACAAATGATCATTCATTGTCAAATCCAGCAGTTTATGAATATTATACTAGATTAATGCAACTTAGTTATATTGAATGGTTTAGATATCTCGTTTGTCAGTCACCACAAATAACAGGAAATTCTTCTACCTCAAGTCCTATTCCCCATTTAATtcaaaataacaatatttattatCCAAACAATGATAAATCCtgtgattttaatagtttaaataatGTTAACAATACTTTTCGAAGTAACCACTCTTTAAAAGATGTTCAAAATATAGATAGATTAGCATTTCATCATTCTAACGAACCTCTTTCAATTAATTCAGATATTTTAGGATCAACTTATTCATCATATGATTTAACTAATTTTCCTTGTAACTTACAGTCTAATTTCTCATTGAATAATCATCAAAATGCTTTGTTAAATCGTCTTTCAACGATTACATCAACAACACATTCATTACCATCTTATTCACCAATACGAATTACCAAGTCTGGCCTTCAATCAATGACAAAAGATGTTTCAAAGTTAACaaatatttgtaatatgaaATCAAAGAGCTATTCTGGAAATccaataatttcaaaatattctAACACAAAAAGTACTGATCGTACATTAATTATCAATGGACCTAATAGTTATGCTTGTAAACTTTGTTCAAAAGTTTATTCACAAGCATCCGCATTAAAAATGCATGTACGTACACACACATTACCATGTCGATGTACACATTGTGGTAAATCATTTTCACGTAAATGGCTCCTTAAAGGACATGAACGTACACATACTGGTGAAAGACCATATTCATGTAGTGTTTGTAGTCGATCATTTGCAGATCGATCAAATCTAAGAGCGCATATGCAAACACATCAACGTGAAAAACGTTATTCATGTCCACATTGTCCACGTTCATTTTCACGAATGGGTCTATTAAATAAACATATGATACAATGTACTCAAAATATCGAATCAAACAATAGTATTAACAATCGAAAAAATAACAACACAATGAAACTATCAAATTGTTATCTTCCTATCAAATTTTCCTGA